ATATTTGCCGCTGTATTTTCGCCATTTGTCTTTATCTTTTTTGTATATACGATTTATAGAATTTGGGTTAAGGAGAAGAAGGATCTTTTGTGGTTTATCGCCATTTGCTCATTTTGCTTTTGTATGATAGTCTCTGTGCGCCAAAGGCTGGAGCTTGAGCAGTTCTTGCCATTTTGCGTGATCGCAACGCCACTTATGGTAAGAGTTTTTTTTAACTCATATCGCGTGAGGCTGCCAAAATTTAGAAAAGGCCATAAAATTTGCACTAGCTTAGTGATGCTCTTTTTGATATTTAACTGGTCAGCGATCATTTTTAATCAAATTTTTTACCTCTTTTTAAGCGATCCTACAAAACATCTCACATATAAATTTGATGTAGCAAAAGAGCTGGCAGATAAGCTAAAAGAGGCTGGAGTGCAGGACATAACGACTGAAGATACAAGGCTTGCGCTTAGGCTTAAATTTTATGGGATAAAAACAAAAAGCTACTCTAAAAATTTATTAGCAAGTGCCGATTTAGATGAAAAATCGAAATTTAGTATAGAAAAAATGGGAAAAGTAGTTGCAAATTTCAATATCAAGGAACGATAAGCTGTGAAAAAAAGAGCTTTTACGATGATAGAGCTTATTTTTGTTATTGTTGTTGTTGGAATTTTAGCTGCCATTATGATCCCAAAACTAAACAGAAATGCCTCAAGAGAAGCGGCAAATCAGATCCTAACTCATATAAGATACACCCAACACCTAGCTATGCAGGATGATAAATATGAAAATTTTATTAGCAATCAGTCTAAGCCATGGTTTAAGTTGAGATGGGGAATAACATTTAATGAAACTAGTCTAAAGGAATGCTCTATAGATAAACTAGGAGTTAAGACTTGGAAGTATAGTGTTTTTTTTGACAAAAGTATAAATGGAAATATAAATTCGGAAAGAGAAGTAGCAAACGATATCTATAAAAGCGGGAAACTCCTTAGTGGAGGCTGGAGTGGAATATCAACAGATGCTTGTAAAAAAATAAATAAGGAATTAAATTTAGGAAAAAGATTTGGTATAACATCGGTTGATTTTAAGGATGGTTGCATTGGAATGCAAACTATAATTTTTGATGAAATGGGTCGCCCTATGAGAGTAGCAAGTACTACTTCTGGAGGAGCAAAACGTCCTTATGATAGACTTCTTAAAAAAGATTGCAGTATAACAATAACTGATAAACGCGGCAATCAAACAACTATTACTATAGAAAAAGAAAGTGGCTTTGCATCCATAAAAGAAAATAGTTAAATTTGATTAAATTTTGAGCTT
Above is a window of Campylobacter concisus DNA encoding:
- a CDS encoding pilus assembly FimT family protein; this encodes MKKRAFTMIELIFVIVVVGILAAIMIPKLNRNASREAANQILTHIRYTQHLAMQDDKYENFISNQSKPWFKLRWGITFNETSLKECSIDKLGVKTWKYSVFFDKSINGNINSEREVANDIYKSGKLLSGGWSGISTDACKKINKELNLGKRFGITSVDFKDGCIGMQTIIFDEMGRPMRVASTTSGGAKRPYDRLLKKDCSITITDKRGNQTTITIEKESGFASIKENS